GTACTCACGCAGCGCCATGGCGGTTGCGTGTAGATGAGGAACGAATGACAAACCTGACTTCCGGGCGTCGCGCCGGCTGGCTTTTGCTGGCGGGGCTGCTTACCATCGCGACCACCCTTCGTGTAACCTTTACCGGGGCAGCGCCGCTGCTGGACGCTATTCGCGTCGATTTCTCGCTCTCCACCGCCGCTACCGGCCTTCTGACCACGTTGCCGCTGCTGGCTTTCGCGCTGGTGTCACCGCTGGCCGCTGGCAGCGCGCGGCGCTTCGGGATGGAGCGCAGCCTTTGCGGCGCGCTGCTGCTTATCAGTGCGGGCATTCTTCTGCGCTCGTCCGGCAGTGCGGCGGCGCTCTTCGCCGGCACCGCGCTTATCGGCTGTGGGATAGCCATCGGCAACGTACTGCTGCCCGGCATGATCAAGCGGGATTTTCCTGGCAAGGTAGCGAAACTGACCGGCGCGTACTCGCTGACGATGGGCCTTGCGGCCGCCGCTGGCTCAGCGCTGGTGGTGCCGGTCGCAGCCCTTAGCGGCGGCTGGCGCGGCGCACTGCTGGCGCTGATTGTCTTTCCGCTGCTCGCCCTTCTGCTCTGGCTGCCGCAGCTGCGCGCCCGTCGCCACGATGCCGTTGGCAGCAACGCGGCGATACACAGCCGTAGTATCTGGCGCTCGGCGCTCGCCTGGCAGGTGACGTTCTTTCTGGGCGTTAACTCGCTTATCTATTACATCGTTATCGGCTGGCTGCCGTCGATTCTGATAAGCACAGGGTTTAGCGAAGCGCAGGCCGGTTCACTGCATGGGCTCATGCAACTTGCCACCGCCATACCGGGCATTGCGGTGCCGCTGCTGCTCGCACGGCTTCGCGATCAGCGCGGTATCGCCATTCTGACCGCCCTGCTCTGCGCCGTAAGCCCCGTCGGGCTGTGGTTCTTCCCTCATCTTGCCGCCTGGTGGGTGGTGATTTTCGGTTTTGGATCAGGTGCGACTATGATCCTTGGGCTGACGTTTATCGGCCTGCGCG
This sequence is a window from Cronobacter sakazakii. Protein-coding genes within it:
- a CDS encoding CynX/NimT family MFS transporter codes for the protein MTNLTSGRRAGWLLLAGLLTIATTLRVTFTGAAPLLDAIRVDFSLSTAATGLLTTLPLLAFALVSPLAAGSARRFGMERSLCGALLLISAGILLRSSGSAAALFAGTALIGCGIAIGNVLLPGMIKRDFPGKVAKLTGAYSLTMGLAAAAGSALVVPVAALSGGWRGALLALIVFPLLALLLWLPQLRARRHDAVGSNAAIHSRSIWRSALAWQVTFFLGVNSLIYYIVIGWLPSILISTGFSEAQAGSLHGLMQLATAIPGIAVPLLLARLRDQRGIAILTALLCAVSPVGLWFFPHLAAWWVVIFGFGSGATMILGLTFIGLRASSAHQAAALSGMAQSVGYLLAACGPPAIGRLHDLLHSWSLPLMVCAALAVVMAIAGGFAGRAREIGAP